Sequence from the Cervus canadensis isolate Bull #8, Minnesota chromosome 16, ASM1932006v1, whole genome shotgun sequence genome:
gttcaaaagcatcaagaagGGACGCAGGCGGGGAGGCAGCGGAGGCGCAGGACCGCTGGGAGGACAAGGGCGGGAACCCCGGGTGACCCGGCGGAGAGAAGGACTGGGGAACGCCTCCAGCCTCCCGCCCGCGCTCCCAGCCGGCTCGGAGCAGGCGCACTGGCGGCGCTCGCCCGCGTCCCTTCCCCGCCCTCCGCCGTCGCCAAGGCGTAGGCTCGCGTCGGGGCGGGCAGCTCCGCCCGTCTCTGTCGCCCTCCTTCATCTCAGCCTCGTCGCGCCTTCCCAGCCTCGGACGGGCCAGGCCCTGGCGGAGGTAACTGCCCGCAGATTCCCGTCTTGCACGGTC
This genomic interval carries:
- the LOC122454299 gene encoding uncharacterized protein LOC122454299; amino-acid sequence: MAGLGGRGRAKTREREGAEEPEDAAGRRASAGGWDRARRESAGSYLRQGLARPRLGRRDEAEMKEGDRDGRSCPPRREPTPWRRRRAGKGRGRAPPVRLLRAGWERGREAGGVPQSFSPPGHPGFPPLSSQRSCASAASPPASLLDAFELW